AAGGGCACCGAGAAGACTTCCGGCTGTTCCAGAAGCTATAACACCAATCCAGCTCATTTGATTCTGTGAGATCAGATAACCAGCAGGTGGTATTACGAGCTCAGAAGGAAGAGGGATAAACGTACTTTCTACAAACATTAAAAAAATAATGCCTAGATAACCCATTGTTCCAATAGTCTCAATTAACCAGTTAAGAAATGTATTCATTTATCCTCATTTTTATTAGTCGGGGCGAGCAGATTTGAACTGCCGACCACTCACACCCCAAGCGAGTGCGCTACCAGGCTGCGCTACGCCCCGATTGTCTATTAATTACTGAAGCTGGGTTAGAATATCCCTGATCCTTTTTTTGATATGCTCTATTACCAGGGCAGGCTGACGAACATCCTTTTTCTGTAAATCCTTTTCTGTATTTTTTTCGACAGCTACTGAACTAATTCCAAGTTTTTTTCTTACACCCTCTATCGTATAACGCTCTTGGTATAAAAGCCTTTTAATAGTAAGCAACATCTCCACATCTTTTTTCACATATACACGTTGACCTGATTTGCTTTTTCGAGGTTTTAAAAATGGAAATTCTGTTTCCCAATATCTAAGAACGTAGGCTTCAACTCCAACTATCTTGCTTACTTCTCCTATTTTATAAAAAAGCTTATCGGGGAAGTAAGTATATTCTTTTTTTTCTACTGCAGATTTAAGCATTCTCTTTTCCCATAGAAGCTTTAAGCTGGTTACTTGCTCGGAAAGTAATAACCCTTCTTGGACTTATTTCGAGATCTTCACCTGTCTTGGGATTTCTTCCTCTGCGTGCCATCTTTTTACGGACGTTGAAAGTTCCAAATCCTGAAATTTTTATAGACTCTCCTTCAATAAATGCCTGTTTCATCGTATCAAAAAGGATTTCAATAATATCCTGTGCTTCTTTTTTAGAAAGACCAATCTTTTCAAATATTTTTTCTACCAGATCTGCCTTTGTCATTCCATATCCACCATGATTTTTTTAATTATATTAATGACATATGAACTTGTCAAGAAGAATTTGGTTTATACATTTTAATAAACTTATTAT
The sequence above is a segment of the Nitrospirota bacterium genome. Coding sequences within it:
- a CDS encoding MerR family transcriptional regulator, with product MLKSAVEKKEYTYFPDKLFYKIGEVSKIVGVEAYVLRYWETEFPFLKPRKSKSGQRVYVKKDVEMLLTIKRLLYQERYTIEGVRKKLGISSVAVEKNTEKDLQKKDVRQPALVIEHIKKRIRDILTQLQ
- a CDS encoding integration host factor subunit alpha, which gives rise to MTKADLVEKIFEKIGLSKKEAQDIIEILFDTMKQAFIEGESIKISGFGTFNVRKKMARRGRNPKTGEDLEISPRRVITFRASNQLKASMGKENA